A stretch of Henckelia pumila isolate YLH828 chromosome 4, ASM3356847v2, whole genome shotgun sequence DNA encodes these proteins:
- the LOC140860015 gene encoding type IV inositol polyphosphate 5-phosphatase 7-like encodes MKDGDSKKNKLSWSKKLIRKWFNIKCKNGEYQDDEAVYGGGDGEWRSRFYESRRFTIQKEKLPKNVEGSLSHSRSRSRRGRGYLDHPQIINIQNYSVFASTWNVGGKSPPGNMNLDNWLHSAPPADIYVLGFQEIVPLNASNILGAEDNGPAKKWLTLIKRTLNNAPGTSGGSGCYTPSPIPDPIAEWNADFEGSARHKASAFFHRRSFQAPQHMGMENDSPTPQTYLNRRLSVCERTIFGHRHSDFDPNMRWGYRPSDCSSSQRPSDCRPSDYSSGHRPSDYSSSRRPSDYSWGQRPSDFSRLGSDEDYLPGDSPSTVLYSPMSYSANQGEDAAMMPECSRYSLVASKQMVGVFLTVWVRSELKEFVQNIKVSCVGRGLMGYLGNKGSISISMLLHQTSLCFVCSHLTSGQKEGDELRRNADVTEILRKTRFPRVNCVNDEKSPESILGHDRTIWLGDLNYRIALPYRSAKALIEMQNWRALLEKDQLRIEHRQGRVFDGWKEGKIYFPPTYKYSHNSDRYSGDDMHPKEKRRTPAWCDRILWYGTGLQQLSYVRGECRFSDHRPVSSVFWAEVESVPSRLRKSTSRSSSRIEVEEMLPYSHGYTELSFV; translated from the exons ATGAAGGATGGGGATTCAAAGAAAAACAAG CTCTCATGGTCAAAGAAATTGATTAGAAAATGGTTCAATATCAAGTGCAAAAACGGGGAATATCAAGATGATGAAGCTGTTTATGGAG GTGGCGATGGTGAATGGAGGAGCAGGTTCTATGAAAGCAGACGATTCACAATCCAGAAAG AAAAACTACCAAAGAATGTGGAGGGTTCCCTTTCTCATTCACGGTCTCGTTCCAGGCGAGGGAGAGGTTATCTTGATCACCCCCAGATTATAAATATCCAGAACTATAG cGTCTTTGCATCAACGTGGAATGTGGGAGGAAAATCACCGCCAGGCAATATGAACTTAGATAATTGGCTACATTCTGCACCACCTGCTGACATTTATGTACTCGG ATTTCAAGAAATAGTTCCTTTGAACGCTAGTAACATCCTTGGTGCGGAGGACAATGGCCCTGCCAAAAAGTGGCTTACTCTTATCAAAAGAACACTAAATAATGCTCCTGGCACTAGTGGAGGAAGTGGGTGCTATACACCATCACCTATCCCTGATCCAATTGCCGAGTGGAATGCAGATTTCGAGGGGTCAGCCAGGCACaaagcctcggccttctttcATCGTCGATCATTCCAGGCTCCACAACATATGGGAATGGAAAATGACTCCCCTACACCACAGACATACCTCAACAGGCGACTCAGTGTTTGTGAAAGAACAATTTTTGGCCATAGGCACAGTGACTTTGACCCAAATATGAGATGGGGTTACAGGCCAAGTGATTGCTCTTCTAGTCAGCGGCCGAGTGACTGTCGCCCGAGTGATTATTCTTCTGGTCATCGACCAAGTGACTATTCTTCAAGTCGGCGGCCTAGTGACTATTCTTGGGGTCAGAGGCCTAGTGATTTCTCGAGATTGGGTTCTGATGAGGATTATTTGCCTGGAGATTCACCTAGTACGGTGTTGTATTCTCCAATGTCGTACAGTGCTAATCAGGGGGAAGATGCAGCTATGATGCCCGAATGCTCTAGATATTCTTTGGTGGCAAGCAAGCAAATGGTCGGAGTTTTTCTTACTGTTTGGGTTCGAAGTGAGCTGAAGGAATTTGTTCAGAATATAAAGGTTTCTTGTGTTGGTCGAGGATTGATGGGTTACCTAGGCAATAAG GGATCCATTTCAATCAGCATGTTGCTGCATCAGACAAGCCTTTGTTTCGTGTGCAGTCATTTGACATCTGGTCAGAAGGAAGGTGATGAACTACGAAGAAATGCCGATGTCACagaaatcttaagaaaaacCAGATTCCCACGAGTTAACTGTGTCAATGATGAGAAATCACCCGAGTCAATCCTTGGACATGA TCGAACTATCTGGCTGGGAGACTTGAACTATCGTATAGCACTGCCATATCGGTCTGCTAAAGCACTCATTGAAATGCAAAACTGGAGAGCCTTACTAGAAAAGGACCAA CTGCGGATTGAGCATAGACAAGGTCGAGTATTTGACGGCTGGAAGGAAGGGAAGATATATTTTCCACCAACATATAAATATTCACATAATTCAGACAGATACTCAGGTGATGATATGCATCCAAAGGAGAAACGAAGGACGCCCGCATG GTGCGACCGGATTTTATGGTACGGTACTGGTCTTCAGCAATTGTCATACGTTCGTGGGGAATGTAGGTTTTCGGATCATAGACCGGTCTCCAGTGTGTTTTGGGCCGAAGTCGAATCTGTTCCCAGCAGGTTGAGGAAAAGCACGAGTCGTTCGAGCTCCAGAATTGAGGTGGAGGAGATGTTACCATATTCACATGGTTATACAGAACTCTCCTTCGTTTGA